One region of Glycine max cultivar Williams 82 chromosome 9, Glycine_max_v4.0, whole genome shotgun sequence genomic DNA includes:
- the LOC100806057 gene encoding DEAD-box ATP-dependent RNA helicase 5, whose amino-acid sequence MGRKHDAVLVSEPVAEEVPYSPELDSEKKKKKKKKKNKNKDKHQTDSSTKRKLDEQLDPQNGIESNKKKKKHHESKQNAEETNGNNNSDNGANRDETVADGSVVVTGKNAGDAKYAAVKSFADSGLPENVLECCKGFQKPSPIQSRAWPFLLDGRDLIGIAATGSGKTLAFGLPAVMHVLGKRKGKSSKGRNPLGLVLSPTRELAQQISDVMCDAGRSCGVQSICLYGGTSKGPQISSLKSGIDIIIGTPGRIQDLIEMGICCLKEVSFVVLDEADRMLDMGFEQIVRSILGQTCSDRQMVMFSATWPLPVHYLAQEFMDPNPVKVVVGSEDLAANHDVMQIVEVLDDRSRDKRLAALLEKYHKSQRNRVLVFVLYKLEAKRVENMLQEGGWKVVSIHGDKAQHDRTKALSLFKNGSCPLMIATDVAARGLDIPDVEVVINYSFPLTTEDYVHRIGRTGRAGKKGVAHTFFMQQNKGLAGELVNVLREAGQIVPDALLKFGTHVKKKESKLYGAHFKEIPVDAPKSQKKTFDDSDED is encoded by the exons ATGGGTCGGAAACACGACGCCGTTTTGGTCAGCGAACCAGTCGCCGAAGAAGTTCCCTACAGCCCCGAGCTCGATtccgagaagaagaagaagaagaagaaaaagaagaacaagaacaaagacAAGCACCAAACCGATAGCAGCACCAAACGAAAGCTCGACGAACAACTAGACCCTCAAAACGGCATCGAAtcgaataagaagaaaaagaagcaccACGAGTCCAAACAGAACGCCGAGGAAACCAACGGCAACAACAACAGTGACAACGGTGCTAATCGCGACGAAACGGTGGCGGACGGGTCCGTGGTGGTCACCGGTAAGAATGCGGGAGACGCGAAATATGCGGCGGTGAAGAGCTTCGCGGATTCGGGGCTGCCGGAGAACGTGCTGGAGTGCTGCAAGGGTTTCCAGAAGCCTTCTCCGATTCAGTCCCGAGCCTGGCCTTTCTTATTGGACGGTCGTGATTTGATTGGAATTGCTGCCACTGGCTCAG GGAAGACGTTGGCGTTCGGCTTACCGGCGGTTATGCATGTTTTGGGGAAGCGGAAGGGGAAAAGTTCCAAGGGACGAAACCCTCTCGGCCTCGTGCTATCTCCCACTAGAGAGCTAGCTCAACAG ATATCAGATGTCATGTGTGATGCTGGTAGGTCTTGTGGTGTGCAATCAATTTGTTTGTATGGTGGAACCTCTAAAGGGCCACAAATCTCCTCACTAAAATCTGGCATC GACATTATCATTGGAACTCCTGGTCGTATCCAGGATCTGATTGAAATGGGTATCTGTTGCCTAAAAGAAGTATCTTTTGTG GTACTTGATGAAGCTGATCGGATGCTTGATATGGGTTTTGAACAAATAGTTCGTTCTATACTGGGTCAGACATGTTCTG ATCGTCAAATGGTTATGTTCAGTGCTACATGGCCTTTGCCAGTTCATTACTTGGCACAGGAGTTTATGGATCCTAATCCTGTAAAA GTTGTTGTAGGCTCAGAAGACTTAGCTGCCAATCATGATGTCATGCAGATAGTTGAG GTCTTGGATGATCGTTCTCGTGATAAGCGCCTAGCTGCTTTACTGGAAAAGTACCACAAATCTCAGAG GAATcgagtattggtttttgttttgtacaaaTTGGAAGCCAAACGAGTTGAAAATATGCTTCAAGAAGG GGGTTGGAAGGTTGTATCAATACACGGGGACAAAGCCCAACATGATCGCACAAAAGCACTCTCATTGTTCAAGAATGGAAGCTGTCCTTTGATG ATTGCTACTGATGTGGCCGCACGAGGATTGGATATTCCAGATGTTGAAGTAGTGATCAACTATAGTTTTCCTCTGACTACAGAAGATTATGTTCATAGAATTGGGCGTACTGGACGAGCTGGTAAAAAGGGTGTTGCACATACATTCTTTATGCAGCAGAATAAG GGACTTGCTGGGGAGTTGGTGAATGTTTTAAGAGAAGCAGGGCAAATTGTACCGGATGCCCTCCTGAAATTTGGCACACatgtaaagaaaaag GAGTCCAAACTTTATGGGGCACACTTCAAGGAAATCCCTGTTGATGCTCCGAAGTctcaaaagaaaacatttgACGACTCTGATGAAGACTAA